One window of Methanobacterium alkalithermotolerans genomic DNA carries:
- a CDS encoding proteasome assembly chaperone family protein, whose product MKKTIINILEEVDLNQPIFIEALPGIGHVGKLAADHIIDELGATKFAEIYSPSFPPQVMVDEEGIIETMKNEFYYLKSAGEEERDYLFLVGNTQGLSPEGQYEICGLILDLAENHGVKEIYTLGGLATGQAVEKTKVFGAATNKEFAEKLKEHDVTMRSADGGIIGASGLLLGMGTLRGMEGACLMGETPGYFIDAEAAKAMLNVLIKLLKLEVDTEKLDERAEETRKMISKAQQMEQEMMERMTLKPGEEDLRYIG is encoded by the coding sequence ATGAAAAAAACCATTATTAATATATTGGAAGAAGTGGATCTGAACCAACCAATTTTCATAGAAGCCCTACCCGGCATAGGTCATGTAGGAAAACTGGCAGCAGATCACATAATAGATGAACTGGGAGCTACCAAATTCGCTGAAATATACTCCCCTTCTTTTCCTCCTCAAGTAATGGTAGATGAGGAAGGGATAATTGAAACCATGAAAAATGAGTTTTACTATCTCAAATCTGCAGGTGAAGAAGAGAGAGACTACCTTTTCCTGGTAGGTAATACGCAGGGATTATCTCCAGAAGGCCAGTATGAAATATGTGGTCTTATACTGGATCTGGCAGAAAATCATGGTGTAAAAGAAATTTATACCCTGGGCGGACTGGCTACTGGCCAAGCAGTTGAAAAAACAAAGGTTTTCGGGGCCGCCACCAACAAGGAATTTGCAGAAAAACTCAAAGAACATGATGTAACTATGCGTTCTGCTGATGGGGGTATTATTGGAGCTTCAGGATTACTACTGGGCATGGGAACTCTTCGCGGTATGGAAGGCGCCTGCCTCATGGGTGAAACACCAGGCTATTTCATTGATGCTGAAGCTGCCAAAGCTATGCTCAATGTGCTGATAAAACTTCTAAAATTAGAAGTTGATACAGAAAAACTGGATGAAAGAGCAGAAGAAACCCGTAAAATGATTTCAAAAGCTCAACAGATGGAACAGGAAATGATGGAGCGCATGACCCTGAAACCAGGAGAAGAAGATCTTCGTTATATAGGATAA